A segment of the Capra hircus breed San Clemente chromosome 19, ASM170441v1, whole genome shotgun sequence genome:
AGCCACTTAACCATGAAGGCAGAGCGGAGAAGTTGTCCTAAGTTTAGGGAGCCTTTTGGGCCACTTTGCAACaaccaagttccatccctggtcactAACCTCAACCCTTTACCACTTTTCCTAGTGTCTTGTGCTATCTTCAGTGGGCAGATTTGGCCTACAAAAAGGAGTCCAAAGAACAAGTCAGAGAAGGGTCAGCCTGGTCCCTTCATCATCAGGTTTTGTCCCACATTCTGGCCCATTCCTGGCCCCAGGTCCAAAGCTTGTCATTCTTTATGAGCATTAGAATGTTGAAAATACACTGTGCTTCAGTCTTCCAGGCTGGTTCCAATGCTCATTTTCCTAAAATAAGAGAGATATACATACTCTCTCGCACCAAAGCTTGTAGGCAGCAGGCTGGTAATACATAtatgagaggtgggagggattgTAGAGATGCTGAGAGACAGAAGGGTAGTGAGCATCTGGAGAGGGGATACGGAATGATAGTGGTAAGCTGCCTGCTGCGGCCCCAGGAGAACCCAACCCTCCCcctttataaaatgaaacaaaaaccgtcttgagaaagaattaattaaaaaagaactgTCAGCTTCTGGAGAGACCTGGAAAAGGAGCGATGGCTCCTCTCTTCCCACTGGTTTCTGATTGTCTCCAAAATCAGGAGGGTTTGAGGACCTGAAACTGGAGGAGGAACAATTTTCTTCGCTGTAGTTACTGAGGCACCGTTGATACCTAAGAATTTGTAGCCCAGGATATTCTAATGTCTTTTGGGGTAGGAAGTGGGGTGGAGGGAAGGTTGCAGGCAGGATAGGGATCAGACAAACCTCTCACCCCTCCTCTCCCTATCCCCCTCTTCCCAGTGCCCCTTCCTGTGCCAAAAGCAAGCAATACATACTAGAACCAGGCAAGATATCTTGGGCAGCTGCAGCGGTAGCCTTCCAAGAAGCTCCTAATCTAGCCGCACATCAAAAGGGAGAAGCTTTTAGGCTCAGACCCTCCTCACAATTCCCAGTCTTCTGGGTCCTCTGGCCTGCCTCTCAGACTACAAGAGCTGTAGAGAGGCAGGAATAAGCCCAGGCTTGGAGGAGATGGAGTAGGTCtgagaaacaggaaaaacagttttcaaaacCTGGGAAGGAGatggtttcttcttcttttgcttcTCGATTTCTGAAAGCGATGCTAATCGGCGGAGAACTCTTCTCTCCTCCTACCAACACAAAACCCAAGAAACCAGCCTTCTCCTTTAGTTCTCTTCTAGGGAGACTGAAATTCCAGATTCCGAGATATTTATCCACCTTCCCTTGAGGGAATGGGGCTCAAGCAAGTCAGGGGttaacttttctgaaaacacaatTAACTTTTTCCTATTCCtgcgtggggaggggagggatatatttatttaatcactGGAGGATGGGGTGGTCTCAATCCAagtgctccctcctccctcaaaGGCATAGACGCCTCTTTCGCAGATCCTACGTAGGTGGAACGGGACGCGTTGTGCtgttggggagagagagagagagagaaagcagaaggagaaggaggaaaaaaaggttGATAGGTTTGTGCGCGGGTCCCTCGCGCGGGCTGCGCTCCTCCTGGGTGCTATTTGACAATTCCTGCCTCTGCCATTGGTCAGTGTTGGATCAGATGGTTGTATTTCCTTCTGGCCCTCACTGGCACCTCGCCATCCCCCCTCAGCTAAAACCCAATCTCAGATATACTACTAATAGGCGCGGCGCTCGGACTATAAAACACAACAAATCATAAACCCGGCGGAGCAGCAGCGGCCGCGCGCGCCTCCCCTCCCAATGAGTTCCTATTTCGTGAACTCCACCTTCCCCGTCACTCTGGCCAGCGGGCAGGAGTCCTTCCTGGGCCAGCTCCCTCTCTACTCGTCGGGCTATGCGGACCCTCTGAGGCACTACCCTGCGCCCTACGGGCCCGGGCCCGGCCAAGACAAGGGCTTTGCCGCTTCCTCCTATTACCCGCCGGCCGGCGGCGGCTACGGCCGGGCGGCGCCCTGCGACTACGGGCCGGCGCCGGCCTTCTACCGCGAGAAGGAGTCGGCCTGCGCGCTCTCGGGCGCCGACGAGCCGCCCCCGTTCCACCCGGAGCCGCGGAAGTCCGACTGCGCGCAGGACAAGAGCGTCTTCGGCGAGGCCGAGGAGCAGAAGTGCTCCACTCCGGTCTACCCCTGGATGCAGCGGATGAATTCATGCAACAGTGAGTGAGACTTGCTGAGGCCGCCGCGACCCCCATGGGCTCCCTCCCCCCTAGAGTCAGAACTAGAGAGCCCCCCACCCAATTCTTCCACGGAGAAAGCCTCTCGGGTTGGAGCTTAGGGAAGATTGGGCGCCTGCCTCGATCTCCCGCGCTGCCCTCACGCCCTCAGGAGTTGCAAAGTTTGCAAAGTCCCAGATGCACTCCGAGCCAGGGGGAGCGAGTGGGTTCTCTGCGAGGGCCAGGCAGCAGCCGAGATCCGGGTCAGGGAGGCAGACAGAGCCCGCGCAGCCACTGGCTGGGCTCTCCCTGGCGCCCCCAGCTCTGGCCCGGTCCCCCACCCCAAGACTGTTCATTAAAAACGGAGTACGTCATGGGAAGGGGGGCGGCGTGACGCTGGCGAGGGAGAGTTGAATCTGTCCCGGACTGGTTTTCCCTGGGGGTCGGGGgctggggaaagaggaggcaccCGGAAAGGGGTGGTAGTCAGAGGAGGGGGGGAGAAtaaggggaagaaagagagggagcgGGCGGAGTCGGAGAGAGGGAGAAGCAGGCGCCGGGGTCTCAGGTTGGATTATTTGTCGGTCTTAAATCCCAAATTGATGTCCATTAACGGGACACGAAAGTGAGGAGCCCTTAATGCTGACTACGGATCGATCCACGTCATTACAGATTAAGGGCCGGAATCTGTCACGGGGTGGTGGGGGGGCCAGATGGGAAGAAAAGATGCGTCTAGGAAGAGACACACCTGGCCAGTgcttctccagcccctccccctaGGCTCAGGTGGGATTTAAAACTGctcctcccatccccccaccAAGAATCTAGACAGAAGGCAAAAGCCGAGGAGACCCGGAGGGAATCTGGAGGGGGCGCTGGAGGAGTGAGGAAAGGGGGGGGGGCAGGGAACCAGGGAGAGTGGAGGGCATCCCGGGACAGGCTAGAGTCCCCGTTTGAGGGTCgaatgggggaggggggttctggcCTTGGTGACCCCAGGCCTCAACATCTCCTCTCTGCGTAACAGGTTCCTCCTTTGGGCCCAGCGGCCGGCGCGGCCGCCAGACCTACACGCGCTACCAGACGCTGGAGCTGGAGAAGGAGTTTCACTACAATCGCTACCTGACGCGGCGGCGGCGCATTGAGATCGCGCACGCCCTGTGCCTGACGGAACGGCAGATCAAGATCTGGTTCCAGAACCGGCGCATGAAGTGGAAAAAGGAGAGCAAACTGCTCAGCGCGTCTCAGCTCAGTGccgaggaggaagaagaaaaaccgGCCGAATGAAGGCgctggcagggggcggggggacgCGAAGGGAGAGGCCTGCGGGGAACGGAGGGCAGCGAAGAGCTCCGGGGAAGGCTCTGcgggcgggggagcctggggacCTGGTCTCCAGAGCGCGACAGGCGGGGCCCCGCGCTCTCCTGGACGCCCCCGCCCGCAGAGCGCTCGCTGGGCGCTGGGAGGCCGTGCTGCCTGAGCCCAGCCGGCACCCCAGCGCCGCCTCCATGCCCGCACAGCCGCCTCAGCCCGAACAGGCTCCCGCGTGAGAACTGAGGACCGGACTCGATGTTTCCTGGAAGCAGAGCAATATGCTCTTGTCCGTGTCGCGTCTCATTTCGTCCATGTCGCCCGTGCACGGTTCAATGGTAGATTCGCAGTCCCCTCAGCGGGGGCCTCGAAGACTCCCTGACCCCAGACCTCTCTCCCAGTCCCTCCCCAAAGCCACTGGAAGGAGCACATACTACCTAGAAGTAAGAAGAGGAGcctcagaagaaaacaaagttctattttattaattttctatgtGTTGTGTTTGTAGTCGTGTCTTAGCTCTGGACGTGAAATACTTcggtaataatattaatattattaataatgatgataataataaagaCGTAAAACCTCGCTGCTCAGTCACCTCTGCTCCTCCCCTgccattcccccacccccaccgccacccctGCGTCCCGGTGCCGGAAACTCTGCAGCGAAGGCCGGAGCTCTGGTCGGCCCCAGAGGGCCAGACGCGACTCGGAAGTTACAGTTGAGATAAAGGCTGCAGCGGTCCGGCCCAGACTCCAACGCCGCGCCTCGCTGGTGCTGAGGCTCACAACGGCCTTTTCTGGTGCAGAACTGGGGGACGGAGAAGAGTCGTTCCCCTATTATTCTCTAGCTTTTCTTCGTTTGTCCGTGGCAGGAGGGAACGCCACCGAGGCCCTCTAGCCGGGAGCTCCTGCAGAGACTGAGCCGGCGGGTCTCTGTGCCTCAGCGCTGGGTTATGTCCGCAGGATCCCTGAGGCCGGTGATCTTTGGCCTGCCCACATGGCCTGATTTCCGCCGGCCTTGGCCCTCGGCTCCTGGCCTAAATTGGGGCCACCGGGTG
Coding sequences within it:
- the HOXB6 gene encoding homeobox protein Hox-B6; this encodes MSSYFVNSTFPVTLASGQESFLGQLPLYSSGYADPLRHYPAPYGPGPGQDKGFAASSYYPPAGGGYGRAAPCDYGPAPAFYREKESACALSGADEPPPFHPEPRKSDCAQDKSVFGEAEEQKCSTPVYPWMQRMNSCNSSSFGPSGRRGRQTYTRYQTLELEKEFHYNRYLTRRRRIEIAHALCLTERQIKIWFQNRRMKWKKESKLLSASQLSAEEEEEKPAE